One genomic region from Kamptonema formosum PCC 6407 encodes:
- a CDS encoding DUF4347 domain-containing protein, with amino-acid sequence MTYTVASDNTLPSIQNLSTHSLVFIDSAVNDSELLASGVLPGEQVIILDRNKNGIEQITSEIKKYAANYGTVDTVQILSHGSPGCLYLGNSQLSSDTIEQYQSQLHQWKSALSDKADIMLYGCDVAAGVGADFVQQLSQITGADVAGSTNITGSSGDWNLEFTQGEIESFSALTPEVMQTYRGNLATIVVTNTNDSGAGSLRQAIASAAVGDTIQFAPNLAGQTITITSGQLDIPVGKNLIVDGSGAAGLTISGNNASRVFFVNANVVTPSTFSLKNITVANGKTSDRGGAIGTTDEVTLTVENVQFNNNVADLGGGAIFANFNNNLTVTGSKFNDNIATAGNDERGAGAIGFLSAKNLTVTNSDFTNNKGINGGAINSLNGKLTVENSRFINNDTNSAVFATGKPNDFLRGYGGAIYTDRASSTDEPSGTIRITKTVFQGNTAKGGGGGTHLFTGAQDNVIIEDSSYRDNKVVALAGGEGGNGGGLYAISNSLNKGLTIKNTTFANNTAEGQGGGLRMDKAPTTISNSTFSGNKVTGTGFSNVGGGMVLYGSATITNTTIANNDAGWVGGGVTVASGEQVTLQNTIFANNTAQNQFKIQQNAAGNFINGGNNLQWPDKLTNFGNDQNVFPGITIADPKIGPLQDNGGGIFTHALLTGSPAIDTGNNATAPATDERGVSRPQDGDNNGSAIADIGSYEFSLTPAPTPTPVPTPVPTPVPTPVPTPVPTPAPTPVPTPAPTPVPTPAPTPVPTPAPTPAPTPAPTPAPTPIPTPAPTPTPEPTPTPTPTPTPEPTPTPTPTPVPTPTPVPTPTPTPTPTPVPTPTPTPTPVPMPVPTPTPTPGADDCICDRFTLPSLSSSNITPNTTDNTLAGSNSDDLLMGNIANDAIDGLAGNDTIYGMGNNDNLSGSNGSDVLFGNLGNDYIDGGTDSDTVYGGKDDDAIIGGDGNDLLRGDSANDTIFGGIDSDSIFGGKENDLLLGEDGDDNLYGNLGADTILGGNGNDLVFGNEDADLIFGDIDNDTIYGGKDNDTLCGGDGSDLLFGNNNDDLIDGCNGDDTLYGGKGNDILTGGSGNDFLSGDLGDDTLTGGSGNDVFLLTSGQGIDIIMDFQKGQDLIGLSGELTFGQLAIASDSNSTSIAIASSGQILATLKGVAATTISAEDFKQVII; translated from the coding sequence ATGACCTATACCGTAGCTTCAGACAACACTCTGCCTTCAATTCAAAATCTCTCTACACACTCTTTAGTCTTTATTGACTCTGCTGTAAATGACTCCGAATTACTTGCTAGTGGGGTACTTCCAGGGGAACAGGTAATTATCCTCGATCGCAACAAAAATGGCATCGAACAAATTACTTCCGAAATCAAAAAATATGCCGCAAATTATGGCACAGTTGACACCGTTCAGATTTTGTCTCACGGTAGTCCCGGTTGTCTTTATTTAGGCAATTCTCAACTTAGTAGCGATACTATTGAACAATATCAAAGCCAGTTGCACCAGTGGAAATCTGCCCTAAGTGACAAGGCAGATATCATGCTTTATGGGTGCGATGTCGCCGCCGGAGTTGGTGCGGATTTTGTACAGCAATTAAGCCAAATAACCGGGGCTGACGTTGCCGGTTCTACTAATATAACTGGCAGTAGTGGTGATTGGAATTTAGAGTTTACTCAAGGAGAAATTGAATCATTTTCAGCTCTTACTCCAGAGGTAATGCAGACTTACCGAGGTAATTTAGCTACCATTGTTGTTACCAATACTAATGATAGTGGAGCTGGTTCTTTAAGGCAAGCGATCGCCTCGGCTGCGGTTGGAGATACAATTCAATTTGCCCCTAATCTTGCAGGGCAAACTATTACCATAACTAGCGGTCAGCTCGATATTCCCGTTGGCAAAAACCTAATTGTTGACGGAAGTGGAGCTGCTGGTTTAACCATCAGCGGTAACAATGCCTCTCGCGTCTTTTTTGTCAATGCTAATGTCGTTACTCCCTCAACTTTCAGCCTCAAAAATATCACCGTTGCTAACGGCAAAACAAGTGACAGAGGCGGCGCGATCGGCACAACTGACGAAGTAACTTTAACAGTAGAAAACGTTCAGTTCAACAATAATGTGGCCGATCTGGGTGGCGGTGCAATTTTTGCCAATTTCAATAATAACCTAACAGTAACGGGCAGTAAATTCAACGATAACATTGCAACAGCAGGCAATGATGAACGCGGTGCAGGTGCAATCGGTTTCTTGAGTGCCAAAAATCTTACTGTCACCAACAGCGACTTTACCAACAATAAAGGAATTAACGGTGGTGCAATTAACAGCCTTAACGGTAAGTTAACAGTTGAAAACTCGCGATTTATCAACAACGATACTAACTCTGCCGTTTTTGCTACAGGCAAACCTAATGACTTTTTAAGAGGTTATGGCGGGGCGATTTACACCGATCGTGCTAGTTCGACTGACGAACCCTCTGGGACAATTCGGATTACCAAAACTGTGTTTCAAGGTAACACGGCTAAGGGAGGAGGAGGAGGAACCCATCTGTTTACGGGAGCGCAAGATAATGTAATTATTGAAGACAGCTCCTACAGAGATAACAAGGTTGTAGCACTTGCTGGGGGAGAAGGTGGAAATGGCGGCGGTTTGTATGCAATTAGCAATAGCTTAAATAAGGGGCTAACTATCAAGAATACTACCTTTGCTAACAATACAGCCGAAGGTCAGGGGGGCGGTTTGCGGATGGATAAAGCGCCCACGACAATTAGTAATAGTACCTTTTCTGGCAACAAAGTAACGGGGACTGGGTTTAGCAATGTCGGCGGGGGAATGGTGCTTTATGGCTCTGCTACCATTACCAATACTACTATTGCTAATAATGATGCCGGATGGGTTGGTGGCGGTGTAACGGTGGCAAGTGGCGAACAAGTTACTCTCCAAAATACGATTTTTGCTAATAATACTGCACAAAATCAATTCAAGATTCAGCAAAATGCGGCTGGGAACTTTATTAACGGCGGAAACAATCTGCAATGGCCGGATAAGCTTACAAATTTCGGCAACGATCAAAATGTTTTCCCAGGAATTACTATTGCTGACCCAAAAATCGGGCCATTGCAAGATAATGGTGGTGGCATTTTTACCCATGCTTTGCTGACAGGAAGTCCGGCAATTGATACGGGAAATAATGCGACTGCACCTGCTACTGACGAGCGAGGAGTTAGTCGGCCTCAAGATGGTGATAATAATGGGAGTGCGATCGCAGATATTGGATCTTACGAATTTTCGCTAACACCTGCACCCACGCCAACGCCAGTACCTACGCCAGTACCAACTCCTGTACCAACTCCTGTACCCACGCCAGTACCAACACCTGCACCCACGCCAGTACCAACACCTGCACCCACGCCAGTACCAACACCTGCACCCACGCCAGTACCAACACCTGCACCCACGCCTGCACCAACACCTGCACCGACACCTGCACCAACACCTATACCAACACCTGCACCCACGCCAACGCCTGAACCCACACCCACACCCACACCCACGCCAACACCTGAACCCACACCCACACCCACACCCACGCCAGTACCCACACCCACGCCAGTACCCACACCCACGCCAACACCAACACCCACGCCAGTACCCACACCCACGCCAACACCCACGCCAGTACCAATGCCAGTGCCAACGCCAACACCAACACCTGGTGCTGACGATTGCATTTGCGATCGCTTCACCCTACCCAGTCTCAGCAGCAGCAATATTACCCCCAACACAACCGACAACACGCTTGCTGGCAGCAACTCTGACGACTTACTGATGGGTAATATCGCTAACGATGCGATCGATGGACTTGCTGGGAATGACACCATTTACGGCATGGGAAATAATGACAACCTCAGCGGTAGTAATGGCAGCGACGTGCTATTTGGCAATCTGGGAAATGATTACATAGACGGCGGCACAGATAGCGATACCGTTTATGGAGGCAAAGATGACGACGCTATAATTGGCGGCGATGGTAATGATTTACTTAGAGGGGATAGTGCTAACGATACAATTTTTGGTGGCATTGATAGCGATAGCATTTTCGGCGGTAAGGAAAACGATCTATTATTAGGTGAAGATGGAGATGATAACCTCTATGGCAACTTAGGTGCGGATACCATACTGGGAGGAAATGGCAACGATTTAGTCTTTGGCAATGAAGACGCTGATTTAATCTTTGGGGACATTGATAACGATACAATCTATGGAGGAAAAGATAATGATACCCTCTGTGGCGGTGACGGCAGCGACCTATTATTTGGGAACAATAATGACGATCTTATTGATGGGTGCAATGGTGACGATACGCTCTACGGAGGTAAGGGAAATGACATCCTCACTGGCGGTAGTGGCAATGACTTTCTCAGCGGCGATCTAGGTGATGACACTCTCACGGGTGGTTCTGGCAACGATGTATTTCTGTTAACATCAGGTCAGGGAATTGACATAATTATGGATTTCCAAAAAGGTCAAGATTTGATAGGATTATCAGGTGAGTTAACATTTGGACAACTCGCGATCGCCTCTGACAGCAATTCAACTTCGATCGCTATTGCCAGTAGCGGCCAAATTTTAGCTACTCTCAAAGGGGTGGCGGCAACGACGATTAGCGCTGAAGATTTCAAGCAAGTAATAATTTAG
- a CDS encoding ArnT family glycosyltransferase, translating to MSGQIFRRRTDKFKTLVSGNWIDLFWAVGLLAAAVLIFSINLGGLPLRDWDEGIAGQVAREMWRGDLNWLYPTVGGTPYLNKPPLVHWLIALCFGVGGVNEWMARLAPAMLSASSVPLLYAIGRELFQQRLSAIFSALVCLTLLPVVRHGRLAMLDGAVLCFLLIMVLCVLRSRRNLRYALGAGISFGLICLTKGVLLGLLLGAIAFFFLLWDTPRLITSRYLWTGFAIGIFPVIAWYTAQWLHYGPQFLSANLLDQSLRRVWEPVGNHKGPPWYYLLEILESAWPWQLFWLLGLRQALENRNFAWGKLVLVWTGIYLAAISAMSTKLPWYVLPIYPAFALVVGHYLAEVWQVNDIRKEEGKEGEDEGQKSRGAEGKFPSSISPAPPLPRSPAPLLPRSPSPPLPFTLWPIFALLSAVAAAGCLYFSGLVKLGETFAPVERDLQLVLIAFGLTMAIVAMLLRQQDRQFILILFWGTYVSLLLLVMSNNWVWELAEDYPVKPVAEIVRQGTTAGQEVLTSHRYPRPSLDFYSDRRVIPAKVEELKREWQTSPQPYFLLHRSVLKKLALENVKVVKTAGNWVLVTRIVNS from the coding sequence ATGTCTGGTCAAATCTTTCGTCGGCGTACTGACAAGTTCAAAACTCTCGTAAGTGGCAATTGGATCGATCTGTTTTGGGCGGTAGGGTTGCTGGCGGCGGCTGTACTCATATTCTCAATAAATCTCGGCGGTTTGCCTTTGCGAGATTGGGATGAAGGTATTGCGGGACAGGTGGCCCGCGAGATGTGGCGTGGGGACTTAAATTGGCTGTATCCGACGGTAGGGGGTACGCCGTATCTGAATAAGCCGCCATTGGTACATTGGCTAATAGCGCTGTGCTTTGGTGTTGGCGGGGTGAATGAATGGATGGCTAGGCTGGCACCAGCGATGCTGTCAGCAAGTTCTGTACCCTTGCTTTATGCTATTGGGCGGGAGTTGTTTCAGCAAAGGCTGAGTGCGATTTTTTCGGCTTTGGTGTGCCTGACGCTGCTACCAGTGGTGCGTCATGGGCGTTTGGCGATGTTGGATGGGGCGGTATTGTGTTTTTTGCTGATTATGGTGTTGTGCGTGTTGCGATCGCGCCGCAATTTACGCTACGCTCTAGGCGCTGGCATTAGTTTTGGTTTGATTTGCCTGACTAAGGGCGTGTTGTTAGGATTGTTGTTAGGCGCGATCGCGTTTTTCTTCTTGCTATGGGATACCCCCCGACTCATCACTTCTCGGTATCTCTGGACTGGTTTCGCGATCGGCATCTTCCCGGTAATAGCTTGGTATACTGCCCAATGGCTACACTACGGCCCACAATTTCTCAGTGCTAATTTGTTAGACCAATCTCTGCGGCGAGTTTGGGAACCTGTAGGAAATCATAAAGGGCCGCCTTGGTATTATTTGTTAGAAATTTTAGAGTCAGCTTGGCCTTGGCAGTTATTTTGGTTATTAGGATTGCGGCAAGCTTTAGAAAATCGTAATTTTGCTTGGGGAAAATTAGTATTAGTTTGGACTGGAATTTATTTGGCAGCAATTTCAGCCATGAGCACTAAACTCCCCTGGTATGTTTTACCAATCTATCCAGCTTTTGCCTTAGTAGTCGGTCACTATCTAGCTGAAGTTTGGCAAGTTAATGATATCAGGAAGGAAGAAGGAAAAGAGGGAGAAGATGAGGGGCAAAAGAGCAGAGGGGCAGAGGGTAAATTTCCGTCTTCTATCTCCCCCGCTCCCCCGCTCCCCCGCTCCCCTGCTCCCCTGCTCCCCCGCTCCCCCTCCCCCCCTCTCCCCTTCACTCTCTGGCCCATTTTTGCACTCCTATCTGCTGTTGCAGCGGCGGGTTGCCTATACTTTAGCGGTTTGGTGAAATTAGGAGAAACTTTTGCACCTGTTGAGCGAGATTTGCAGCTAGTGCTAATAGCTTTCGGCTTGACTATGGCGATTGTAGCTATGCTTTTACGGCAGCAAGATAGGCAATTTATCTTAATTTTATTTTGGGGAACTTACGTCTCGCTGCTGTTATTGGTGATGTCTAATAACTGGGTTTGGGAATTAGCAGAGGATTATCCTGTTAAGCCAGTAGCCGAAATTGTTCGCCAAGGTACAACTGCCGGTCAGGAAGTTTTAACCTCTCACCGCTATCCTCGACCTTCCCTAGATTTTTATAGCGATCGCCGTGTTATTCCTGCTAAAGTTGAGGAACTAAAACGCGAGTGGCAAACTTCTCCTCAACCTTATTTTCTACTCCATCGCTCCGTCTTAAAAAAGTTAGCTTTAGAAAATGTAAAGGTCGTAAAAACTGCGGGAAACTGGGTTCTAGTTACGCGAATAGTTAACAGTTAA
- the surE gene encoding 5'/3'-nucleotidase SurE has product MVKLLISNDDGIFAQGIRSLANTLAAAGHDVSVVCPDRERSATGHGLTLHQPIRAEIVDSIFDPKVKAWACSGTPADCIKLALWALLEKRPDFVLSGINHGPNLGTDILYSGTVSAAMEGIIEGIPSIAFSLASYTSRDFQAGVNFAQNLVANLIEKPMAEPMLLNVNIPAVPQAEIAGVAIARQGIRRYFDIFQKRVDPRGKSYYWLAGELLEEVEETTDPPLPHDIPTDVQAIRQNYITLTPLQYNLTYAAALHHLPEWKFESFGN; this is encoded by the coding sequence ATGGTAAAACTATTAATTAGCAACGACGATGGCATCTTCGCTCAAGGCATTCGTAGTCTTGCCAACACCCTCGCCGCCGCAGGTCACGATGTTAGCGTAGTTTGTCCTGACCGAGAACGTTCCGCCACCGGACACGGCCTCACCCTTCACCAACCAATCCGGGCCGAAATAGTCGATTCCATCTTTGACCCAAAAGTGAAAGCTTGGGCTTGTTCCGGTACACCTGCCGATTGCATTAAACTAGCTTTGTGGGCATTACTTGAAAAACGGCCAGACTTTGTACTTTCCGGCATCAATCACGGCCCCAACTTAGGAACAGACATCCTCTACTCTGGTACAGTTTCCGCTGCAATGGAAGGCATCATCGAAGGCATTCCCAGCATTGCCTTTAGTCTTGCCAGTTACACTTCGCGGGATTTTCAAGCAGGAGTAAACTTTGCTCAAAATTTAGTAGCGAACTTGATTGAAAAGCCAATGGCAGAGCCAATGTTATTGAACGTTAACATCCCTGCCGTCCCGCAGGCAGAAATTGCCGGAGTTGCGATCGCGCGTCAAGGCATCCGCCGTTATTTCGATATATTTCAAAAACGAGTAGATCCGCGAGGCAAAAGTTATTATTGGCTTGCAGGAGAGTTATTAGAAGAAGTTGAAGAAACCACAGACCCACCTCTTCCCCATGATATACCAACTGATGTACAAGCAATTCGCCAAAATTACATCACCCTCACCCCACTACAATACAACCTGACTTATGCCGCAGCGCTACATCACCTGCCAGAGTGGAAATTTGAAAGTTTTGGAAACTGA
- a CDS encoding class I SAM-dependent methyltransferase, whose amino-acid sequence MQDKTLEKERQFHDAWASTIDVDGIRVKDYFEACTAPENRFILKQLGDITGKKLLDLGCGAGENSVYFAKKGALCVATDYSPGMVEVALQLAEKNGVKIEGCTANAMELEFPDNTFDIVYASNLLHHLPEPKIAIREMHRVLKPGGKACFWEPLKHNPIINVYRRMATKVRTEDETPLDINIVKFVNSLYSDVAYDTFWLATLWIFLRFYLIERVHPNKERYWKKIIIEQARLEPEYRRLENLDNLLKKLPGMKRFAWNLAVVARK is encoded by the coding sequence ATGCAAGATAAAACACTAGAAAAAGAGCGACAATTCCACGATGCTTGGGCATCTACAATAGATGTTGACGGCATTCGAGTCAAAGATTATTTTGAAGCCTGTACAGCCCCCGAAAATCGATTTATTCTCAAACAATTAGGCGATATTACAGGCAAAAAACTCTTAGATTTGGGCTGTGGCGCAGGTGAAAATAGCGTTTATTTCGCTAAAAAAGGTGCGCTATGCGTAGCAACTGACTATTCACCCGGAATGGTAGAAGTTGCTCTGCAATTAGCAGAGAAAAACGGCGTGAAAATTGAAGGTTGCACTGCAAATGCGATGGAATTAGAGTTTCCCGATAATACTTTTGATATTGTCTACGCCTCGAATTTGTTACACCATTTGCCAGAACCTAAAATAGCAATTCGAGAAATGCACCGAGTGCTTAAACCAGGTGGAAAAGCTTGTTTTTGGGAACCGCTGAAGCACAATCCTATAATTAATGTTTATCGGCGGATGGCGACGAAAGTGCGGACTGAAGATGAGACTCCTTTGGATATTAACATTGTTAAATTTGTCAATTCTCTGTATTCAGATGTGGCTTATGATACTTTTTGGCTGGCTACGCTTTGGATTTTTTTACGCTTTTATTTGATAGAAAGAGTGCATCCGAATAAAGAGCGCTATTGGAAGAAAATTATTATCGAACAAGCAAGATTAGAGCCAGAATATCGGCGGTTAGAAAACTTAGATAACCTTTTGAAAAAATTGCCAGGAATGAAGCGATTTGCTTGGAATTTGGCGGTAGTTGCGAGGAAATAA
- a CDS encoding 2-isopropylmalate synthase has protein sequence MKNQSKQDRIIIFDTTLRDGEQSPGAALNVDEKLTIARQLARLGVDVIEAGFPYASPGDFEAVQKIAQTVGVEGGPTICGLARASKNDIEAAAKALEPAANRRIHTFLATSDIHLEYKLKKTRAEVLAIVPEMVAHAKSFVEDVEFSPEDAGRSDPEFLYQVLERAIAAGATTVNIPDTVGYTTPAEFGALIRGIKENVPNIDQAIISVHGHNDLGLAVANFLEAVKNGARQLECTINGIGERAGNAALEELVMALHVRRQYFNPFLGRPVDSEESLTNIDTRQIYKTSRLVSTLTGMLVQPNKAIVGANAFAHESGIHQDGVLKNKLTYEIMDATSIGLTDNQIVLGKLSGRHAFQSRLKELGFELSDDELNKAFVKFKDLADKKKEITDWDLEAIANDEIHQPPELFRVELVQVSCGDRARPTATVTLRTPTGEELTDAAIGTGPVDAVYRAINRVVNVPNELIEFSVQSVTAGIDAIGEVTIRLRHEGKVFSGHAANTDIIVASAQAYVSALNRLYASLNPGFETSNQNLMRLMDDIGEKAQVREMTP, from the coding sequence ATGAAAAATCAATCAAAACAAGACCGGATTATTATTTTTGATACGACCTTACGGGATGGGGAACAGTCGCCTGGGGCTGCCTTAAATGTGGATGAAAAGCTGACGATCGCACGCCAGTTAGCGAGATTGGGTGTGGATGTAATTGAAGCAGGTTTTCCCTATGCTAGTCCGGGAGATTTTGAGGCCGTACAAAAAATCGCTCAGACGGTTGGGGTAGAAGGTGGCCCGACGATTTGCGGTTTGGCCAGAGCTAGTAAAAATGATATTGAAGCAGCGGCTAAGGCTCTAGAACCAGCAGCTAATCGTCGGATTCATACCTTTTTAGCAACGTCTGATATTCACTTGGAATATAAGTTGAAGAAGACGAGAGCAGAGGTTTTGGCAATTGTACCAGAGATGGTGGCTCATGCTAAATCTTTTGTAGAAGATGTGGAATTTTCCCCAGAAGATGCGGGTCGTTCCGATCCAGAGTTCTTATATCAAGTGCTGGAAAGAGCGATCGCGGCTGGGGCGACAACTGTTAATATCCCTGATACGGTTGGCTACACTACTCCCGCTGAATTTGGGGCTTTAATTCGCGGCATCAAAGAAAACGTTCCTAACATCGACCAAGCGATTATTTCCGTTCACGGTCACAACGATCTAGGCTTGGCAGTTGCTAACTTCTTGGAAGCGGTGAAAAATGGGGCCCGGCAGTTAGAATGCACGATTAATGGTATTGGCGAACGGGCGGGAAATGCAGCTTTAGAAGAGTTAGTAATGGCGTTGCACGTCCGTCGCCAATATTTTAATCCTTTCTTGGGACGACCAGTAGATTCTGAGGAATCCCTGACGAATATTGACACCCGCCAAATTTATAAGACTTCGCGTTTGGTTTCGACTTTAACGGGGATGTTGGTGCAGCCAAATAAGGCAATTGTAGGGGCGAATGCTTTTGCCCACGAGTCGGGAATTCATCAAGACGGGGTTTTGAAGAATAAGCTGACTTATGAAATTATGGATGCTACCTCAATCGGTTTGACTGATAATCAAATCGTTCTGGGTAAACTTTCTGGTCGCCATGCTTTCCAAAGTCGGTTAAAAGAATTGGGTTTTGAACTGTCAGATGATGAGTTGAATAAGGCATTTGTCAAATTTAAAGATTTGGCAGACAAGAAGAAAGAAATTACTGATTGGGATTTGGAGGCGATCGCGAACGACGAAATCCACCAACCGCCAGAGCTTTTCCGGGTAGAATTGGTACAGGTTTCCTGTGGCGATCGCGCCAGGCCAACGGCGACGGTGACGCTAAGGACACCAACAGGCGAGGAATTGACGGATGCTGCGATCGGCACAGGCCCAGTGGATGCCGTGTACAGGGCAATTAACCGCGTGGTAAACGTACCGAATGAGTTAATTGAGTTTTCTGTGCAGTCGGTGACGGCGGGAATTGATGCGATCGGAGAAGTTACAATTCGGTTGCGACATGAAGGTAAAGTATTTTCCGGTCATGCTGCTAATACTGATATTATTGTCGCCTCAGCACAAGCTTATGTCAGTGCGTTGAATCGTCTTTATGCTTCATTAAATCCAGGGTTTGAGACTTCCAACCAGAATCTCATGCGGCTAATGGATGATATCGGTGAAAAGGCACAAGTTAGAGAGATGACTCCGTAA
- a CDS encoding LabA-like NYN domain-containing protein — protein MSNSMNRLSIFVDGNNMFYAQQKNGWFFDPRRVLEYFKNAQQNVMLINAFWYTGLKDPQDQRGFRDALISLGYTVRTKILKEYYDDASGRYSQKANLDIEIVVDMFNTVDQYDQVVLFSGDGDFERAIELLRSKNTHITVVSTEGMIARELRNATDRYIDLNEIREHIEKIDY, from the coding sequence ATGTCAAACTCAATGAACCGTCTGTCTATTTTTGTAGACGGGAACAATATGTTCTACGCTCAACAAAAAAATGGCTGGTTTTTCGATCCGAGACGAGTGTTGGAATATTTCAAGAATGCACAGCAAAATGTAATGCTGATTAACGCTTTCTGGTATACGGGTCTTAAAGACCCTCAAGATCAAAGGGGATTCCGAGATGCTTTGATTAGTCTGGGTTACACAGTTCGCACTAAAATCCTCAAAGAATACTACGATGACGCTTCTGGCAGATATTCTCAAAAAGCTAATTTAGACATAGAGATAGTCGTAGATATGTTTAATACAGTCGATCAATATGACCAAGTTGTGCTTTTCAGCGGGGATGGGGATTTTGAGAGGGCGATTGAGCTGCTAAGATCGAAAAATACTCATATTACAGTCGTATCAACCGAAGGGATGATTGCTAGAGAACTCCGTAATGCTACAGATCGGTATATCGACCTAAACGAGATTCGCGAACATATTGAGAAAATAGATTATTAG
- a CDS encoding response regulator transcription factor: MKEINIGDQKRLMLVDDDPNLILLVKDYLEFRGYDVVTAENGREALEKLEEDLPDLIICDVMMPEMDGYTLVKHVREDPRTSWIPVLFLSAKGQSQDRVKGLSTGADVYIVKPFEPEELVAQVESSLKQATRLIRHQNNAIDSGPKIKARRNVDLTPTELKVVQLVSQGLANRDIADVMNVSQRTIESHVSNMLGKTGLHNRTELARWALESKKA, translated from the coding sequence ATGAAGGAAATTAATATAGGAGATCAAAAACGGCTAATGCTGGTTGACGACGACCCCAACTTGATACTGCTAGTTAAAGATTATCTAGAGTTTCGGGGCTACGATGTCGTCACAGCAGAAAATGGCCGAGAAGCCCTGGAAAAACTAGAAGAGGATCTTCCCGACTTAATTATTTGTGACGTGATGATGCCAGAGATGGATGGTTACACCTTAGTCAAGCACGTCAGAGAAGATCCTCGTACCAGTTGGATTCCAGTTTTGTTCCTGTCTGCCAAGGGTCAAAGCCAAGATAGAGTTAAAGGTCTCAGCACTGGGGCTGACGTTTATATTGTCAAGCCCTTTGAGCCAGAAGAACTCGTGGCACAAGTAGAATCTTCCCTCAAGCAGGCAACGAGATTGATTCGCCACCAAAATAATGCGATCGACAGTGGGCCAAAAATCAAGGCCCGCCGCAACGTCGATTTAACCCCAACCGAGTTAAAAGTCGTACAGTTGGTGTCCCAAGGGTTGGCAAACCGTGATATTGCAGATGTGATGAATGTCAGCCAGCGGACAATTGAAAGCCATGTTAGCAATATGTTGGGCAAAACAGGCCTCCACAACCGGACGGAGTTGGCTCGCTGGGCCTTGGAGAGCAAAAAGGCTTAA
- a CDS encoding (2Fe-2S) ferredoxin domain-containing protein, producing the protein MSDREPSAIATSKSSESSQNSEESCTSSLAACVKSLGIAQIERHIFICADQTVPKCCDKEASLEAWNYLKKRLQELKLDKPSGDRPSCIFRTKANCLRVCSNGPIMVIYPDGVWYRNVTPPIIERILQEHLIGSQVVQEYAFLTHPLPDKELHTH; encoded by the coding sequence ATGTCCGATCGAGAACCAAGCGCGATCGCCACCTCTAAATCCTCAGAGAGCAGCCAAAACAGCGAAGAATCATGTACCTCAAGCTTAGCCGCTTGCGTGAAAAGCCTGGGAATAGCTCAAATCGAAAGGCACATTTTTATCTGTGCCGATCAAACCGTACCCAAGTGCTGCGACAAAGAAGCCAGCCTGGAAGCTTGGAACTACCTAAAAAAACGCTTACAGGAACTAAAATTAGATAAACCTTCAGGCGATCGCCCAAGTTGCATCTTTCGCACCAAAGCCAATTGTCTGCGCGTTTGTAGCAACGGCCCGATTATGGTCATCTATCCAGACGGTGTGTGGTATCGGAATGTCACACCACCCATCATCGAGCGGATACTTCAAGAACATCTGATCGGCTCTCAAGTAGTTCAGGAATATGCTTTTTTAACTCATCCTCTTCCAGATAAGGAGCTACACACTCACTAA